The following are from one region of the Paraglaciecola sp. L1A13 genome:
- a CDS encoding alpha/beta hydrolase — MVVIVALMGVSGCGQVEQRPSTAAPNVSVLPYPFLIPGLDRQRIVRLYLPPNYNNETQSYPVIYMHDGQNLFDNATAYADEWGVDESLNALAKKSGREFIVVGIDNGGDFRMNEMSPWPNERFGEAQGDEYMQLIVEVVKPYIDSNYRTLSDVQNTAIIGSAMGGLMSHYAVHNYPDVFGKAGMFSPSYWYSQDVFSDTKLHRANNKARLFMLYGSGEGDGMISDADKMQRLLKQQGHPRNNMKFVSVPQGKHNEQLWGQSLTDAIKWLFQIH, encoded by the coding sequence ATGGTTGTCATTGTTGCGCTAATGGGTGTTTCTGGCTGCGGACAAGTAGAACAACGGCCTTCAACCGCTGCGCCCAATGTATCCGTTTTGCCTTATCCATTTCTCATTCCAGGTCTTGACCGTCAGCGCATTGTGCGCTTGTATTTACCACCAAATTACAACAATGAAACGCAATCTTATCCCGTTATATACATGCACGACGGTCAAAACCTCTTCGACAACGCAACGGCATACGCTGATGAGTGGGGAGTGGACGAAAGCCTGAATGCATTGGCTAAAAAATCTGGGCGAGAATTTATCGTTGTTGGTATCGATAATGGCGGTGACTTTCGCATGAACGAAATGAGTCCATGGCCCAATGAGCGGTTCGGTGAAGCGCAAGGTGACGAGTATATGCAATTGATAGTTGAAGTCGTAAAGCCGTATATTGATAGTAATTATCGCACCCTAAGTGATGTGCAAAATACCGCTATAATAGGGAGTGCGATGGGCGGATTAATGTCTCATTATGCTGTTCATAATTATCCTGATGTATTTGGTAAGGCGGGCATGTTTTCACCGTCCTATTGGTATTCACAGGACGTGTTTAGTGATACCAAATTGCATCGAGCAAATAATAAGGCGCGCTTATTTATGTTATATGGCAGCGGTGAAGGGGATGGAATGATTTCTGATGCGGACAAAATGCAGCGACTATTGAAACAACAAGGTCATCCTCGCAATAACATGAAGTTTGTCAGTGTGCCACAGGGCAAACACAACGAGCAATTATGGGGTCAGTCTTTGACCGATGCAATTAAGTGGTTATTTCAAATTCACTGA
- a CDS encoding alpha-amylase family protein — protein MYAHIQKYNNRGRIFSLIFMAAGLLACSYELQTQTDQHSKETIDKVKAPDVRNGKPVVYQVFTRLFGNTNTTNKPWGTINENGVGKFSDFTDTALKGIKELGVSHIWYTGVPHHDVITDYTEFGISQDDPDVVKGRAGSPYAVKDYYSVNPDLADNPANRIAEFEALIKRTHANEMRVIIDIVPNHVARNYQSLAKPDGLTDFGENDDTSVEYAQNNNFYYVVGQDFKVPMGVDGYRPLGGESHPLADGKFIESPAKWTGNGSRKAQPDANDWYETVKVNYGVKPDGSFDFDTLPDSYRDKNISEHVAFWADKTVPNSWLKFRDITQYWLAKGVDGFRYDMAEMVPVEFWSYLNSQIKQTNPQAFLLAEVYNPDKYRDYIALGKMDYLYDKVGFYDSLKGVMQETSPTSVLIDAQASVMDIEQHMLHFLENHDEQRIASPEFAGTSEKGKPALVVSALISRSPTLIYFAQEVGEDGSENMGFGLPSRTTIFDYAGVPAYQRWTNQGKFDGAMLSSQERELREYYRRVLVISASQIAMQGEYVDLHKVNIALNGDYDETLFAYTRFHPLQQMVVVSNFAQTPKRFELTVPLNMIQKWDVNDGRYQMTDLLTGQKIDFVVENQKGHISMGLGSLQSMVLSLAV, from the coding sequence ATGTATGCACACATTCAAAAATATAATAATAGAGGCCGAATATTTAGTCTAATATTTATGGCCGCAGGATTACTAGCTTGTTCATATGAATTACAAACCCAGACAGACCAGCATTCAAAGGAAACTATCGATAAGGTGAAAGCCCCTGATGTAAGAAACGGTAAGCCAGTGGTTTATCAGGTGTTTACCAGACTGTTTGGTAATACAAATACCACCAACAAGCCTTGGGGCACCATTAACGAAAACGGTGTGGGTAAGTTTAGTGATTTTACTGATACAGCGCTTAAAGGAATTAAGGAGCTTGGAGTAAGCCACATTTGGTATACCGGCGTGCCGCACCATGACGTGATTACCGATTACACTGAATTTGGCATTTCGCAAGATGATCCTGATGTGGTGAAAGGGCGCGCGGGTTCGCCTTATGCCGTGAAGGATTATTACTCGGTTAATCCTGATCTTGCTGATAACCCCGCTAACCGCATAGCGGAATTTGAAGCATTGATAAAGCGCACACATGCCAACGAAATGCGTGTGATCATTGACATTGTTCCGAATCACGTCGCTCGAAATTATCAGTCGCTTGCCAAGCCTGATGGGCTAACGGATTTTGGTGAAAATGATGATACGTCTGTGGAATACGCCCAGAATAACAACTTCTATTATGTCGTTGGTCAAGATTTCAAAGTACCTATGGGTGTTGACGGTTACCGACCTCTTGGGGGCGAATCCCATCCTTTAGCTGATGGTAAGTTTATAGAGTCACCGGCTAAGTGGACCGGTAATGGTTCACGCAAGGCGCAACCCGATGCAAATGACTGGTACGAAACGGTTAAAGTAAATTATGGCGTAAAGCCTGACGGTAGCTTTGATTTCGACACCTTACCCGATAGTTATCGCGATAAAAATATTAGCGAGCATGTGGCATTTTGGGCGGACAAAACAGTGCCGAATTCATGGCTTAAATTTCGTGACATCACACAATATTGGCTCGCCAAAGGGGTAGATGGTTTTCGATATGATATGGCTGAGATGGTGCCGGTTGAATTTTGGAGTTACCTTAATTCACAGATTAAACAAACTAACCCTCAGGCGTTTTTACTAGCTGAAGTCTACAACCCAGACAAATATCGAGATTACATTGCCTTAGGCAAGATGGATTATCTATATGACAAAGTTGGATTTTACGACAGTTTAAAAGGTGTAATGCAAGAAACATCCCCAACTTCAGTGTTGATTGATGCGCAAGCGAGCGTGATGGACATCGAGCAACATATGCTGCATTTCCTTGAAAACCATGACGAGCAGCGGATCGCGAGCCCGGAATTTGCTGGCACCAGTGAAAAAGGCAAACCGGCGCTAGTCGTATCAGCGTTGATTAGTCGCTCGCCCACGCTTATCTACTTTGCTCAAGAAGTAGGGGAGGATGGCAGCGAGAACATGGGTTTTGGTTTACCGTCTCGCACCACCATATTTGATTATGCCGGCGTACCCGCTTATCAGCGCTGGACGAATCAAGGTAAATTTGATGGTGCAATGCTTTCATCTCAAGAGCGAGAATTGCGGGAATACTATCGCCGAGTGTTAGTCATTTCAGCGAGCCAGATTGCAATGCAGGGTGAATATGTTGACCTACATAAGGTCAATATCGCGTTAAACGGTGATTACGACGAAACGCTTTTCGCCTATACCCGTTTTCATCCTTTGCAACAAATGGTTGTGGTGAGTAATTTCGCACAAACCCCAAAACGTTTTGAATTAACGGTACCGCTTAATATGATTCAAAAGTGGGATGTTAATGATGGCCGTTATCAGATGACTGATTTACTTACTGGACAAAAAATAGATTTTGTCGTGGAAAATCAAAAAGGTCATATCTCAATGGGCTTAGGATCGTTACAATCTATGGTATTGAGTCTCGCCGTATAA
- a CDS encoding GGDEF domain-containing protein, with protein sequence MAISKLWVDEFDYRRNVLKAVLIVIIFAGCIFIVNNWLMGFKVYAVIQLGLVLLALGILTIHQKTPNLTLWSSVFLLALYSVILIGIYSTSFNSTLYTWLYIIPVLSYLLLGIKLGSLFTIVYLGAGVGMLIFAHLLSNPDINPIAIVNIALCLTAIWVLSYTYEFKRAAMIKRLQQMAAIDPLTGLNNRLHLDSIFEILCQSVPEKQQSVSMLLLDLDHFKRVNDRYGHDMGDAVLVKVSKLINDMRRRNDWAFRFGGEEFCLLIPDTSELQIQQIAERLRKAVEKDITIDNCTLNITVSIGVARWPADGSSLAQIYKTADGRLYQAKEQGRNHIITR encoded by the coding sequence ATGGCGATTTCCAAGTTATGGGTCGACGAATTCGATTATCGGCGCAATGTGTTAAAGGCTGTGTTAATCGTAATAATATTTGCTGGCTGCATTTTTATAGTCAATAACTGGCTAATGGGTTTTAAAGTCTATGCGGTAATTCAATTAGGCCTAGTCCTCCTGGCGCTTGGTATCCTTACTATCCATCAGAAAACCCCTAATCTTACGTTATGGTCTTCAGTTTTTTTGCTTGCCTTATATTCAGTAATATTGATTGGAATATATAGTACTTCGTTTAATTCAACCCTATATACGTGGTTATATATTATCCCCGTTTTATCGTATCTGTTGCTTGGCATTAAATTAGGCAGTCTATTTACCATCGTCTATTTGGGAGCTGGGGTGGGTATGCTTATTTTCGCTCATTTACTCAGTAATCCTGATATCAATCCTATTGCTATTGTTAATATTGCTTTATGTCTGACGGCAATTTGGGTGTTATCTTATACCTACGAATTTAAAAGGGCTGCTATGATAAAACGCTTGCAGCAGATGGCAGCCATTGATCCGTTAACGGGCTTAAACAATCGTCTGCATCTTGATTCCATCTTTGAAATACTGTGTCAAAGTGTCCCCGAAAAGCAGCAATCCGTGTCAATGTTGTTGCTAGACTTGGATCATTTTAAACGAGTTAATGATCGATACGGTCACGATATGGGTGATGCGGTACTGGTGAAGGTATCTAAGTTGATAAATGATATGCGTCGTCGAAACGACTGGGCTTTTCGTTTTGGTGGTGAGGAATTTTGTCTGCTAATACCTGATACAAGTGAGCTACAGATACAACAAATCGCTGAACGTTTAAGAAAGGCAGTAGAAAAAGATATAACCATCGATAATTGTACACTGAATATTACTGTCAGTATTGGGGTTGCCCGTTGGCCTGCGGATGGGAGTAGTTTAGCGCAGATTTATAAGACTGCCGATGGTCGACTTTATCAAGCAAAAGAACAGGGACGGAATCACATCATTACTCGCTAA
- a CDS encoding DUF1801 domain-containing protein, whose translation MNNDIQALLARYPPQAVSQFMSVRQLIFSLANENELNPVEETLKWGEASYKVKGGSAIRIGWKAKDPNFIKVYFHCQTILLETFKELYPKDFVYEGNRAITIPLTCIIKHTPLRHCLTLALQYHTLKQQPLLGA comes from the coding sequence ATGAATAACGATATTCAAGCATTATTGGCGCGCTATCCACCACAAGCAGTCAGCCAGTTTATGTCCGTTAGACAATTAATATTTTCGCTCGCCAACGAGAATGAATTAAATCCTGTTGAGGAAACGCTAAAATGGGGGGAAGCAAGTTATAAAGTTAAAGGTGGCAGCGCCATTCGAATAGGCTGGAAAGCCAAGGATCCGAATTTCATCAAGGTGTACTTCCATTGCCAAACAATTTTACTTGAGACGTTCAAAGAGCTTTATCCAAAAGACTTCGTTTACGAAGGCAATAGAGCGATAACCATTCCCCTAACCTGCATAATTAAGCACACACCTCTGCGCCATTGTTTAACGCTTGCGCTTCAGTATCACACCCTTAAGCAACAGCCTTTACTGGGTGCGTGA
- a CDS encoding TonB-dependent receptor — MDKIAPPKFIRNPIAVLVTLSLGLTIPIVCAQEIEEEVETLRLETITVKAQKRKQNMQAVPVSVSAISGKQMTEAVLQDVFDVTAGVPASSAFQTQNVTNSSFSIRGIGTSSQNFGLESSVGLYVDGVYRARQSSMVNNLVDIEAVEVLRGPQGTLFGKNTPSGAMLIRTVAPDHIGANNFVEATVGNYGLVNYSGAASISAIDNVLAFRFTGFGSQRDGFVSDVNFGDDVLNDRDRWGGRLQALYTPNKDVSVRIIADYSEIDEVCCAAPVQMSNAKATGIEGKFGSDSLLSQAPFNATIFDGDDFFEREVALSFLPESSMKDRGLSAEINWNIDKQYTLVSISAYRNFDSVDNIDSDFTDADLFGTRNDSQQRSFSQELRIDYNGENMSGILGAYYFHQNLDLDYSLYTGEQFNEFFLSGFAQGAFNDLLAGIDSLSASTNGLIAASAAPAPAFSTFDHIAKQTHESYAIFGQVDYQLTEKFTLTAGLRYTDESKDLSTVFTENLADDSLFPTFFTSVGDPENPTSIVPDTLLYGAAVAGNVLTGIQTNVIDITSPEGQAALTALTPFQSVGWGFNPLGAITANRSDIADSLSDDQVTGTLKLSYFPDRNTLLYASYGTGYKSGGTNTDRIAEGFDPIFGAETSRAFELGLKKDFPAHDLRVNVAVHSTVVDDIQASTFTGTGFNLQNAGDYKTSGLEIELTWLPTDTVQVDFVYARVNAEYDNFMRGNCWTAYTWHTGIADPGQESTDPAAPNPYCDRSGDRPGGEPEDYAMIKVKKDFAIRDDINAYVVAEFSYTGDIVLDGSNDPFAVQDSYNLLNLRFFMNFEKYDMDLVFWGRNVLDEEYLNHIDFNTPLQEGKLNAYISDPATFGVTLHKRF, encoded by the coding sequence ATGGATAAAATAGCACCCCCTAAATTTATAAGAAATCCGATTGCGGTATTGGTTACACTTTCTTTGGGCCTTACGATCCCAATTGTTTGTGCTCAGGAAATTGAAGAAGAAGTAGAAACATTACGCCTAGAAACTATTACGGTTAAAGCGCAAAAACGAAAACAAAATATGCAAGCAGTGCCTGTGTCAGTTAGTGCTATTTCCGGTAAGCAGATGACTGAAGCTGTGCTACAAGATGTGTTTGATGTTACAGCGGGTGTGCCGGCGTCATCGGCATTTCAAACGCAGAATGTGACTAATTCAAGCTTTTCAATACGTGGAATTGGCACTTCTTCACAGAACTTTGGTTTAGAGTCGTCAGTTGGGCTTTATGTTGATGGAGTTTATCGTGCACGTCAGAGCTCTATGGTCAACAACCTCGTCGATATTGAAGCTGTAGAAGTGCTACGCGGTCCTCAAGGAACTTTATTTGGTAAAAATACGCCATCAGGTGCAATGTTGATCCGTACTGTAGCCCCTGATCATATTGGCGCTAACAATTTTGTCGAAGCAACAGTCGGTAATTACGGCTTAGTGAATTATTCCGGTGCTGCATCAATTTCTGCCATTGATAATGTTCTCGCTTTTCGTTTTACGGGCTTTGGTAGTCAACGTGACGGCTTTGTTAGCGATGTTAACTTCGGTGATGACGTACTAAATGATAGAGATCGTTGGGGGGGCAGGTTACAAGCCCTATATACGCCAAATAAAGATGTATCCGTTCGAATCATTGCAGATTATTCAGAGATAGATGAAGTATGCTGCGCTGCTCCAGTACAGATGAGTAATGCTAAAGCGACTGGAATTGAAGGTAAATTTGGTTCGGATAGTTTGCTATCACAAGCGCCATTTAACGCGACTATTTTTGACGGCGATGATTTTTTTGAGCGAGAGGTTGCGCTTTCGTTTTTACCAGAGTCAAGCATGAAAGATCGTGGTTTGTCAGCTGAGATTAACTGGAATATTGATAAACAATACACGTTGGTATCGATTTCTGCTTATCGCAACTTTGACTCTGTTGACAATATTGATAGTGACTTTACCGATGCCGATTTGTTTGGCACTCGCAATGATTCACAACAGCGCTCTTTTTCTCAAGAGTTACGCATTGATTATAACGGTGAAAACATGTCGGGCATACTCGGCGCCTACTATTTTCATCAGAATCTAGATTTGGATTACAGCTTGTACACGGGGGAGCAATTCAATGAGTTTTTTCTGTCAGGCTTCGCTCAAGGAGCGTTTAACGACTTACTTGCTGGCATCGATAGCCTGAGTGCTTCAACTAATGGGCTTATTGCTGCGTCGGCTGCACCTGCGCCTGCTTTTTCGACATTTGATCACATTGCTAAACAAACACACGAAAGTTATGCGATTTTCGGGCAGGTTGATTATCAACTAACTGAAAAGTTTACCCTCACCGCTGGTTTGCGCTACACCGATGAAAGTAAAGACTTATCAACGGTCTTTACTGAGAATTTAGCGGACGATTCCTTATTCCCTACGTTTTTTACTTCTGTGGGTGATCCTGAAAATCCGACTTCAATTGTTCCAGATACACTACTTTATGGCGCCGCGGTGGCTGGAAATGTATTAACGGGCATTCAAACGAATGTTATTGATATTACTAGCCCCGAAGGGCAGGCGGCTCTTACTGCTTTAACGCCATTTCAAAGTGTAGGGTGGGGGTTTAATCCTCTTGGTGCTATTACCGCAAACAGGTCAGATATTGCAGATTCGTTAAGCGATGATCAAGTAACTGGGACCTTAAAACTGAGTTACTTCCCAGACCGGAATACCTTGCTTTATGCGTCGTACGGTACCGGATATAAGTCTGGTGGAACGAATACGGATAGGATAGCAGAGGGTTTTGATCCTATTTTTGGGGCGGAAACCTCGCGGGCTTTCGAACTAGGTCTTAAGAAAGACTTCCCTGCACATGATTTGCGGGTCAATGTTGCTGTTCACTCAACTGTAGTAGATGATATACAAGCCAGTACATTTACGGGCACCGGCTTTAATCTGCAAAATGCAGGTGATTATAAGACCTCAGGTTTGGAAATCGAGTTGACGTGGTTACCAACAGACACGGTACAAGTCGATTTTGTTTACGCTCGTGTCAATGCTGAATACGATAACTTTATGCGAGGAAATTGCTGGACTGCATATACCTGGCATACTGGTATAGCTGATCCAGGACAGGAAAGCACCGATCCGGCAGCCCCTAATCCATATTGTGACCGTTCAGGTGATCGACCAGGTGGCGAGCCTGAAGACTATGCGATGATTAAGGTCAAGAAAGATTTTGCTATTCGAGATGATATCAACGCTTATGTGGTAGCCGAATTTAGTTACACCGGCGACATCGTTTTGGACGGCAGCAATGATCCCTTTGCGGTTCAAGATTCATACAACTTGCTTAATTTGCGCTTTTTTATGAACTTCGAAAAATACGATATGGACTTGGTCTTTTGGGGGCGTAACGTATTGGACGAGGAATATCTTAATCACATAGATTTCAACACCCCCCTGCAAGAAGGCAAACTCAACGCCTATATATCTGATCCTGCTACGTTTGGGGTAACATTACATAAGCGCTTTTAA
- a CDS encoding tetratricopeptide repeat protein, with translation MNGKRSSQFKMLVKREQQAKIWMQCSPKITKTILFVLIVAVYPVTVFSAQNDQNETPTILSQSGSSWYTKGEYDKAIEYFQQALASNIETYGKAHPNVATIHNNLALAWKAKGQYDKAIFYYELALASTLDYFGKDHREVASIRSNLGLVWYAKGQYDKAIDYYELALASSLLNVKQNHSFIATIHSNIGLVLQAKGEYDKAIRNFELALEDGISTYGEDHPSVAIRRSNLGSAWEAKGQYKKALKYYELALQSGISNLGDNHPTVATRRNKLGSAWQTLGQYGKAIHYYQLALTSSVRSVGVNHPSVAIIRNSLGSAWEAKGEYAKAIEQYEKALAINVRTFGKDHPDVSSTRRQLGRAWQEKGQYKKALEYYEQALASDIKTFGMEHPSVAVSRRLLGSLWQANGQYEKAIEFYELALSTSLLTFRERHPDVASIRRQLGSAWQEKGQYEIALEYYEQALASDTQIFTEEHPNVAVTRSLLGSLWQAKGQYDKAIEYYELSLASSLLTFGDSHPDVASTRRRLGSVWQEKGQYDKAMAYYTQALASDIQTYGEEHPDVARTRRLLGSLWQVQGQYEKAVAYYELALHQALLIFGEDHPDVAKIRNNLGSAWQAQGQYEKASEYYELALQGARRSFGEEHPIVATTRSHIGSLWLAKGQYDKAFEFYGQALASNIQILGEDHPDVAEIRSSLGRILKARGQYREAIKYYEQALNSGIKTLGEDHPSVAIRRSNLASLWAAQGQYNKAIEYYQLALASGIKTFGEDHPSVAIRRSNLGSAWESLGEYDKAIKYYELALEGGIKNFGENHPSVAKRRSNLGSVFKSLGQYDKAIEYYEQALKSGILMLGKDHPSVAIRQNNLGNSWQAKGEYDKAIEYYQQALATYILTLGENHPNVATTRSNLGSAWQAKGEYDKAIEYYELALENSLDNFGENHPSVATTRSNLGSAWQAKGRYKKALKYYQLALKSGLEIYVKDHPFITTTRNNIDIAKDARWQ, from the coding sequence ATGAACGGAAAACGTAGTAGTCAATTTAAAATGTTAGTTAAGCGTGAGCAGCAAGCAAAAATATGGATGCAATGTTCACCCAAAATCACAAAAACCATACTATTTGTCCTGATAGTTGCAGTTTATCCTGTAACCGTATTTTCCGCGCAAAATGATCAGAACGAAACACCAACGATACTCAGTCAGTCAGGAAGCTCGTGGTATACTAAAGGCGAATACGACAAAGCCATTGAATACTTTCAACAAGCGCTTGCCAGTAATATTGAAACCTATGGTAAAGCGCATCCAAATGTAGCAACAATCCACAATAACTTAGCGCTCGCTTGGAAAGCTAAGGGCCAATACGACAAAGCTATTTTCTATTATGAATTGGCCCTTGCCAGCACCCTAGATTATTTTGGTAAAGACCACCGAGAGGTGGCGTCAATAAGAAGTAATTTAGGCTTGGTCTGGTATGCCAAAGGGCAATATGACAAAGCAATTGATTATTATGAATTAGCGCTCGCTAGCAGCCTTCTTAATGTAAAACAAAATCATTCGTTCATTGCAACTATACACAGCAATATCGGGCTGGTTTTACAAGCCAAGGGGGAATACGACAAAGCCATTCGCAACTTTGAATTAGCCCTTGAAGATGGCATTTCCACCTACGGAGAAGATCATCCCTCAGTTGCCATAAGGCGCAGTAATTTAGGCAGTGCTTGGGAAGCAAAAGGTCAGTACAAAAAAGCACTCAAGTATTACGAACTCGCGTTGCAAAGTGGTATTTCAAACCTTGGTGATAACCACCCAACCGTAGCGACAAGACGCAATAAACTAGGGAGCGCATGGCAAACACTTGGCCAATATGGCAAAGCAATTCACTATTACCAATTAGCGTTAACCAGCAGTGTTCGTTCAGTTGGTGTGAACCATCCCTCGGTAGCCATTATACGTAATAGTTTAGGCAGTGCATGGGAAGCAAAAGGCGAGTATGCCAAGGCAATTGAACAGTACGAAAAAGCCCTTGCCATTAACGTTCGTACCTTTGGTAAAGACCATCCTGATGTATCAAGCACACGTCGGCAACTGGGACGCGCTTGGCAGGAAAAAGGACAGTATAAAAAAGCCTTGGAATATTATGAACAAGCCTTGGCAAGTGATATAAAAACGTTTGGGATGGAACATCCCAGTGTAGCGGTTTCACGCAGACTACTTGGCAGCCTGTGGCAGGCAAACGGTCAGTACGAGAAAGCGATTGAATTTTATGAACTGGCGTTATCCACTAGCCTTTTAACATTCCGCGAAAGGCACCCTGACGTGGCGAGCATTCGCCGTCAGCTCGGCAGCGCGTGGCAGGAAAAAGGTCAGTATGAAATTGCATTAGAGTATTACGAACAGGCCTTGGCAAGTGATACACAAATTTTTACAGAAGAACACCCAAACGTAGCGGTGACAAGAAGCTTGCTTGGCAGCCTGTGGCAAGCGAAAGGCCAATACGATAAGGCGATTGAATATTATGAGTTGTCCCTTGCCAGTAGTCTTCTGACATTTGGAGATAGTCATCCTGACGTGGCAAGCACTCGTAGACGGCTTGGCAGCGTTTGGCAGGAAAAAGGCCAATATGATAAAGCCATGGCATATTATACGCAGGCGCTGGCAAGTGATATACAAACCTATGGAGAAGAACACCCAGATGTAGCTCGCACGCGAAGGTTACTTGGCAGTCTATGGCAAGTACAAGGTCAATACGAAAAAGCGGTCGCATATTACGAATTAGCGCTTCACCAAGCGCTACTTATCTTTGGGGAAGACCACCCTGACGTGGCAAAAATTCGCAATAATTTAGGCAGTGCATGGCAGGCTCAAGGTCAGTACGAAAAAGCCAGTGAATATTATGAATTAGCATTGCAAGGTGCGCGACGATCTTTTGGCGAAGAGCACCCTATTGTGGCTACAACGCGTAGTCATATAGGTAGCCTTTGGCTGGCAAAAGGTCAATACGATAAAGCTTTTGAGTTTTATGGACAGGCGTTGGCCAGCAATATACAAATATTAGGTGAAGATCATCCTGATGTCGCTGAAATACGCAGTAGTCTCGGCCGGATATTAAAAGCCAGAGGGCAATATCGTGAAGCTATTAAGTATTACGAACAAGCGCTTAATAGTGGAATCAAAACCTTAGGTGAAGATCACCCTTCGGTTGCAATTAGGCGTAGTAATTTAGCTAGTTTATGGGCAGCTCAAGGACAATACAATAAAGCCATCGAATATTATCAATTAGCGCTTGCCAGTGGGATCAAAACATTTGGTGAAGATCACCCTTCAGTCGCGATTAGGCGCAGTAATTTAGGCAGTGCATGGGAATCATTAGGTGAATACGACAAGGCGATTAAATATTATGAGTTAGCCCTTGAAGGAGGCATTAAAAACTTTGGTGAAAACCATCCTTCAGTGGCCAAAAGACGCAGTAATTTAGGGAGTGTATTCAAATCTTTAGGCCAATATGACAAAGCCATTGAATATTATGAACAGGCTTTAAAAAGTGGCATTTTAATGCTTGGTAAAGACCATCCCTCTGTCGCCATCAGGCAGAACAATTTAGGCAATTCATGGCAAGCAAAAGGCGAATACGACAAGGCGATCGAATATTATCAACAAGCTCTGGCAACTTATATCTTAACCTTGGGTGAAAACCATCCCAATGTGGCCACTACGCGAAGCAATCTAGGTAGCGCGTGGCAGGCGAAAGGAGAGTACGATAAGGCCATTGAATATTACGAGTTAGCCCTAGAAAATAGTCTTGATAATTTTGGTGAAAATCATCCGTCTGTTGCGACAACTCGTTCTAACTTAGGCAGTGCATGGCAGGCAAAAGGACGATATAAAAAAGCCCTTAAGTATTATCAATTAGCATTAAAGTCGGGGCTGGAAATATATGTAAAAGACCATCCTTTCATAACGACAACTCGCAACAACATAGACATTGCAAAGGATGCACGCTGGCAGTGA
- a CDS encoding endonuclease/exonuclease/phosphatase family protein has translation MLKSRYSPVESLKIMGHAPNQVMGPNIELLLWNVFKCKKKGWLEDFKTLTCDKDLILLQEAILNSPFDIDFKKSLQHQWMMARSFKNVKTNIVTGVKTGSTVAAQQHYFSVSKYSEPVSQTKKMLLATLYPLPTLGQSLLVVNSHLINFVSFEKFRAHLDQVFHTLENHNGPILLAGDFNTWNGKRLRYFNQLAMSFSLEEVKMDRKPRLNHLFQHLDHIYFRGLEVVNAHVHTNIHSSDHYPISLSLHTLNPVAIK, from the coding sequence ATGCTTAAGAGTCGTTATAGTCCAGTGGAATCCTTAAAAATAATGGGGCATGCACCCAACCAAGTGATGGGGCCAAACATTGAGCTACTGCTGTGGAATGTTTTTAAATGCAAAAAAAAGGGCTGGTTAGAAGATTTCAAAACACTCACGTGTGACAAAGATTTAATTCTTTTGCAGGAAGCGATATTAAATTCCCCCTTTGATATCGATTTTAAAAAGTCGTTACAGCATCAGTGGATGATGGCGCGTAGTTTCAAGAACGTAAAAACGAATATTGTAACGGGTGTTAAAACGGGATCGACTGTTGCGGCGCAGCAACATTATTTTTCGGTGTCAAAGTATAGTGAACCTGTTTCACAGACAAAAAAAATGTTGTTAGCAACTTTATATCCGTTACCCACATTAGGGCAGTCGTTGCTCGTAGTGAACTCCCATCTTATTAACTTTGTTTCTTTCGAAAAATTTAGGGCGCATTTGGATCAAGTTTTCCACACGTTGGAGAATCACAATGGGCCCATATTGTTAGCCGGTGATTTTAATACTTGGAATGGGAAAAGATTGCGCTATTTTAATCAGCTCGCAATGTCGTTTTCGTTAGAGGAGGTGAAAATGGACCGTAAGCCTAGGTTAAACCATTTATTTCAGCATCTTGACCATATCTACTTTCGCGGATTAGAGGTTGTGAATGCCCACGTGCATACGAATATTCACTCTTCTGATCATTATCCAATCAGCTTGTCGTTGCATACACTAAATCCAGTTGCTATAAAGTAA